In the genome of bacterium, one region contains:
- a CDS encoding SDR family oxidoreductase translates to MGSGKVAVVTGAGTGVGRAVTLALLQEGYSVVLAGRRKEPLDATARGVPASRTLVVPTDVGDPASVRSLFARTKETFGRLDLLFNNAGIGAPPVLLEDLAYEQWKAVVDTNLSGAFLCTQEAFRLMKSQLPRGGRIINNGSISAHSPRPNSAPYTATKHAITGLTKAAALDGRKYDIACGQIDIGNAATDMTARMEAGVAQADGSIRVEPRMDPADVARAVVYMASLPLDTNVQFLTVMATKMPFIGRG, encoded by the coding sequence ATGGGATCAGGCAAAGTTGCCGTCGTGACCGGCGCGGGAACGGGTGTCGGAAGGGCCGTGACACTGGCCCTGCTGCAGGAGGGCTATTCGGTCGTCCTCGCCGGACGCCGAAAGGAACCGTTGGACGCCACGGCTCGAGGCGTGCCGGCATCGCGGACGCTGGTTGTGCCCACCGACGTCGGCGATCCCGCGTCTGTCAGGAGCCTGTTTGCGAGGACGAAAGAGACCTTCGGCAGGCTTGATCTGCTGTTCAATAACGCGGGGATCGGCGCGCCCCCTGTCCTGCTTGAGGATCTCGCCTACGAGCAATGGAAGGCCGTCGTCGACACCAACCTCTCCGGGGCCTTTCTCTGCACTCAGGAAGCGTTCCGGCTCATGAAGAGTCAACTGCCGCGCGGCGGCCGCATCATCAACAACGGCTCGATTTCCGCGCACAGCCCGCGGCCGAATTCCGCGCCCTATACGGCCACCAAGCACGCGATCACCGGCCTCACCAAGGCGGCGGCGCTCGACGGCCGGAAGTACGACATCGCCTGTGGTCAGATTGACATCGGCAACGCCGCCACGGACATGACGGCACGAATGGAGGCAGGCGTGGCACAGGCCGACGGGTCAATCCGCGTCGAGCCGAGAATGGACCCGGCTGACGTGGCGCGCGCGGTGGTCTACATGGCGAGCCTGCCGTTGGACACAAACGTGCAGTTCCTGACCGTGATGGCGACCAAGATGCCGTTCATCGGTCGAGGGTGA
- a CDS encoding cupin domain-containing protein, with protein MTIDQARASPIPEGNLAAVVLAHGSLIVEYYAPRGTDSQTAHTRDEVYIVIAGRGWFVNGPERHPFGPADVLFVPAGAVHRFEEFTDDFAVWVVFYGPEGGERAAT; from the coding sequence GTGACCATCGACCAGGCCCGAGCCTCCCCCATCCCCGAGGGGAACCTGGCCGCGGTCGTTCTTGCCCACGGGAGCCTGATCGTCGAATACTACGCCCCGCGCGGCACCGACTCGCAAACCGCTCACACCAGAGATGAGGTCTATATCGTCATCGCGGGGCGCGGATGGTTTGTGAACGGACCGGAGCGTCATCCGTTCGGACCGGCCGATGTGTTGTTTGTGCCCGCCGGTGCGGTCCACCGGTTCGAGGAGTTCACCGACGACTTTGCGGTGTGGGTCGTGTTTTACGGCCCCGAGGGCGGCGAGCGCGCCGCGACTTGA